The sequence below is a genomic window from Dyadobacter chenwenxiniae.
TATACGCATCTCTCCACCAGCCATTTTTATAGCCCCACCACGGGGCGTCTACCACCCTTTTTTGAATTCTATCAATGTAGGCATCATCGAGCGAATACTTAGATAGCCCATCCTTCAAAAACATCGAACCAAAAGCAACAAAATCCATGGGAACCATTGCGATTCCACCAAACATTCTCTCATTACCTTTTTTGGAATCACGAGTCAAAACTAAATCATACTTACCGATGTCTCCCCAGAGCTTATCTTTCAAATAAACTTCTATGGATTTATGAGTGGCAATTTCGAGACATCGCCCAAGAATCTGATAATCAATGGATTTGTAAACAAACACTTTGCCTGGTAAATATTCAAAATTTGACTTCCTGATGACCTTGTCAAGATCCGTGTGATAATACGTAATAAGAGTTTGAAAAATCCTGCCGTATTCGTCATGATTCAGCCCCGATGTCATATTCAGCAAATGACCAATTTTGAGTTCCTCGCCGCCAATTTTCCTCATAAACGGAAGAAAATCACTTACGTGCTGGTCTTCGCCTTTGATGAAGCCCTCCTCAATCGCCTTCTGAAGCAGAAATGAAAGAATGGGTTTGGAGGCCGAAAATACCGTTAATTGGTCTGTGGAATCGTAACCCGTGCCGTATCTTTCGTACAATATTTTTCCATCCTTGTAAATTATGATACACGCTGAATTGGTCTCATCGATAAGGTTATCAATCGTTAAGTTTTGCTTTCTAGTGAAAATCCAATCCGAAGGTTTTGGCAAAGTGAATCCGGAGTCATATTTAACCGAATAGTTGCACATACCCTTAATTGAAATGTTCGGAAAGTTATTATGGTCTTTAATAGATGGAGTGTTATAAATCAGCAACCTTCGTATAGTAGCACAACCACACAGACTAAACATTAACAAAACGACTACGATTAGTGCGCAGTCCATAAATAATAACTTCATTTACCTTGCTCAGAATTACCTTTATTTGAAAAATATTCCGCCAACAAGCTATGCTCAAACATATATCTGCCACCGACTATACGCACTAGTCCTGTGAGACTCATGTGTTCCAAAAAACTTGTTGCCCGGAATGGAAACTTGCTTCTTCCGCCAAAAGGAAGCGCCAATATCAGTCTTGTGGCATAGTGCTTAAATACGCTCAGAAATCCGTACATTAAAGACAACACTCCAAAAGAAACGCCACACATTGCATTGACGATCCCACTTGGCGGATCTACATTCGCATCATAAGCATAGTATATAATCAGAGTTCCAGCTACAGATAAAATTGAAAAGCTTACCAATGAATTCTTTAAGTGCTGACGAATTCCATGGTTAGGCTTTGTTTTGATCTTCCTGTCAGACACGGGCTTGAACGAAAACAAAAGTGGTAAGCAAATCGTCAATACTCCGCCAAATCCCAAAGATCTACCTATCACCAAATTTTCACTTTCTAGTCTATTTTCAAAAAAGTGCTGAGAATAGACTGGAATTAATAAAATTGCCGTAACGCCTACACCTCCGACAATTGCATATATAGCCCTCGATTTTTCGATTTTATAATGATCAAATCTGTTAACAACATATAAATCCTCCGACAGGAGACCTGACGCCGTAAATAACATAAAGAGAACTGCACAACCGATGAATGTAGCTATAAAATTGGTTAGTGCCACATTGGTTTCAAACACCTTTAATGTTTCGCTATCATAGGAATGTTTTATTAATACAAATCGGGTAGCCGCCAGAGCAAAAGCCAAAAATAGCGCAAATCGAAACCCGCCGTTACTTACAGATTTTGTTACGAACCCTGGAATAAGTTTCTTTAAAATTTTAACTATTTTTCGGTCTGCCTTTTGCTTTTCAGAATAGTATCCTGATAATCTCATGCTTCCATATATAAACGCCAAAGGTATAGTTAACAGCAGAACAAAACTTGTCCATAAAAATGCCTTTATCCCCATGCTCAGACCAGGCTGGTACACATCAGCTTCAAATATAGACTTACTGAATATTTCAGTACTGAGGATTTCCTTATTGAATATACCCTTATCGAACAAATCTTTATTGAATATTTTTTCATACGAATTGCCCGATCCATAAAAGTTCCATTCGTAACAGATACTAATACCAACCGG
It includes:
- a CDS encoding serine hydrolase domain-containing protein, whose protein sequence is MLIYNTPSIKDHNNFPNISIKGMCNYSVKYDSGFTLPKPSDWIFTRKQNLTIDNLIDETNSACIIIYKDGKILYERYGTGYDSTDQLTVFSASKPILSFLLQKAIEEGFIKGEDQHVSDFLPFMRKIGGEELKIGHLLNMTSGLNHDEYGRIFQTLITYYHTDLDKVIRKSNFEYLPGKVFVYKSIDYQILGRCLEIATHKSIEVYLKDKLWGDIGKYDLVLTRDSKKGNERMFGGIAMVPMDFVAFGSMFLKDGLSKYSLDDAYIDRIQKRVVDAPWWGYKNGWWRDAYSLTNVELDNDFFASGFGGQCMVVNPKLNTMALRLGTNKGGVVWHTSLSKLIYLINDKATRERKYITEGIYTAANNKSRVFDIRKIKENMWRLRVYENGRKIRAVKLNIYDDTTVYNSMELDKIYIGSNEKVYYDNGKTIIEELVILERN